The following are encoded in a window of Cryptococcus gattii WM276 chromosome M, complete sequence genomic DNA:
- a CDS encoding DUF895 domain membrane protein, putative (Similar to TIGR gene model, INSD accession AAW46777.1), giving the protein MAILRYLSQLRVGAARYNSPWTQVVIVGFVCFCSVGMFSAVSGLGAGGTQDTALSDTANAVLYGVFAIMGIFAGSINNILGPRLTLSIGASGYSLYVGALWAYQVHGTRWFLILAGGLLGFTAALLWSAQGSIMMSYSMEKDKGRAFSLFWSIFQMGTLIGAAIALGIQANSTLPSVSTGVYLAFMIIQLTAIGTSWLILPPHLVVRGDGTIVKLDDAITPKEEARHFLKMFKDWRMLLLFPMFFASNYFYAYQGAITAFLFNGRTRALVSLLTGLGAIVGAILIGVILDRVPLSRKKRSMIGCLTVIVLNIIIWVGGLVFQLKFTRHTEHTVWDWSDGAATGPIILLMSYYIGDAAFQGLAYYTMSCISNDPFKLARMAGYYKGVQSAGAAVSFGMDAVATPFLTEHLVSWIMLLISLPLCGYVLWSTNETNYEIEGVVKVEDVDSSAVGGAALPKGHHMHEEEKVSVDEKVDGHVANVMGVHEA; this is encoded by the exons ATGGCTATCTTAAGATATCTCTCGCAACTGCGCGTGGGTGCTGCTCGAT ACAATTCTCCCTGGACACAAGTAGTCATTGTTGGTTTTGT ATGCTTCTGCAGTGTGGGCATGTTTAGTGCAGTCAGTGGCCTCGGTGCTGG TGGTACCCAAGACACTGCTCTCTCAGACACTGCGAACGCCGTCCTTTACGGAGTATTTGCTATCATGGGTATTTTTGCCGGTTCCATCAAT AACATCCTTGGTCCCAGATTGACACTCTCGATTGGCGCCTCGGGTTACTCTCTCTATGTCGGA GCGCTCTGGGCGTATCAAGTGCATGGTACTAGGTGGTTCCTTATTCTTGCCGGTGGTCTTCTTGGTTTCACCGCGGCTCTCCTCTGGTCCGCCCAAGGTTCCATCATGATGTCCTACTCAATGGAAAAGGACAAGGGTCGAGCGTTCTCCCTGTTCTGGTCGATTTTCCAGATGGGTACCTTGATTGGTGCTGCAATCGCCCTTGGAATTCAGGCCAATAGTACATTGCCTTCAGTCTCAACTGGTGTATATTTGGCTTTTATGATCATTCAGTTGACCGCAATTGGCACCAGTTGGCTTATCTTGCCTCCTC ATCTTGTTGTTCGAGGTGACGGTACAATTGTCAAGCTTGATGATGCTATTACTCCTAAAGAAGAGGCTCGCCACTTCCTTAAGATGTTCAAGGACTGGAGAATGCTTTTGCTTTT CCCCATGTTTTTCGCTTCCAACTACT TCTATGCTTATCAAGGAGCCATCACTGCTTTCCTTTTCAATGGTCGTACTCGTGCCCTCGTTTCCCTTCTCACCGGACTTGGTGCCATCGTTGGCGCTATTCTCATTGGCGTAATCCTCGACCGTGTCCCCCTTTCCAGGAAGAAGCGTTCAATGATCGGCTGTTTAACAGTGATTGTTCTCAACATCATTATCTGGGTTGGCGGATTGGTTTTCCAACTCAAATTTACTCGCCACACCGAGCACACAGTCTGGGACTGGAGCGATGGAGCTGCTACCGGACCTATCATCTTGCTCATGAGCT ATTACATCGGTGACGCCGCTTTCCAAGGTCTTGCCTACTATACCATGTCCTGTATCAGCAACGACCCCTTCAAACTTGCCCGTATGGCCGGTTACTACAAGGGCGTCCAGTCTGCCGGTGCCGCTGTATCCTTCGGCATGGACGCTGTTGCCACACCGTTCCTCACAGAACACCTTGTTAGCTGGATAATGCTCTTAATATCTCTCCCTCTTTGCGGCTATGTTCTCTGGAGCACAAACGAGACCAACTACGAAATCGAGGGTGTCGTCAAGGTCGAGGACGTCGACAGTAGCGCGGTTGGAGGGGCCGCTTTGCCCAAGGGACATCACATGCacgaggaggaaaaagTTTCTGTGGATGAGAAGGTTGATGGGCATGTTGCCAATGTTATGGGGGTTCACGAAGCGTAA
- a CDS encoding NAD-binding Rossmann fold oxidoreductase, putative (Similar to TIGR gene model, INSD accession AAW46958.1), translated as MTAQIQTPRPKSTSLFSPASELTKLADDPGSKRHRVNIGGSLQDLMESETTKQVTVAVIGAGQRGLVYASYALEHPELVKVIAVAEPRAHRRKVMSRLYSIPPENQYESWEPLFARGRIADALLITVLDDLHAELVSAFAPLGYHILCEKPMATSVQDCVKMVKEVELSGAGIFGIGHVLRYSPYNRAVKEVINSGVLGEIVNIQHIEPVGNQHFAHSFVRGNWKKESESTFALMAKSCHDLDILSFYLSGLTPLKVHSFGSLHHFKKSKKPAEAGDAKRCLDCAFEKDCVWSAKKIYVDGLKDEGHKWARHIVDADVLDIENVTDALKTGPYGVCVYEAGNDVVDHQVVSIEYEGGVTASMTMVAFTEAICDRGTRIQGTKGELIGDMATFTVFDFLTRTKTRHTPKSLPGNHGGGDAGLSETFFEAVSKSDQSVLGVTPEEVLNSHLLAFAAEQARKEGKVVNFQEFKDKAMA; from the exons ATGACAGCTCAAATTCAAACACCTCGCCCCAAATCCAcatctctcttctccccGGCCTCTGAACTCACCAAGTTGGCGGATGATCCTGGATCCAAGAGACACAGAGTCAACATTGGCGGCTCTCTCCAGGATCTGATGGAATCCGAGACTACAAAACAAGTGACTGTAGCTGTCATTGGCGCTGGTCAACGAGGTCTG GTGTACGCTTCATATGCTCTTGAGCATCCTGAGCTAGTCAAGGTCATTGCCGTTGCAGAACCCCGTGCACACAGGCGAAAGGTTATGTCCCGCCTTTATTC AATACCTCCAGAGAATCAGTACGAGAGCTGGGAACCTCTCTTCGCCCGAGGCCGAATTGCCGATGCCCTTCTCATCACAGTTCTTGACGACCTCCACGCCGAGCTGGTCAGCGCTTTCGCACCCCTGGGCTACCACATCCTATGCGAAAAGCCTATGGCAACTTCAGTCCAAGACTGTGTGAAGATGGTGAAAGAAGTGGAACTATCTGGAGCGGGAATCTTTGGGATTGGTCATGTCTTGAGGTACTCGCCGTATAATAGGGCTGTCAAGGAGGTTATTAATTCTGGAGTATTGGGGGAAATTGTGAACATCCAA CATATCGAGCCTGTCGGAAAT CAACACTTTGCCCACAGCTTTGTTCGAGGTAACTGGAAGAAAGAGTCCGAGTCGACTTTTGCTCTTATGGCCAAAAGCTGTCA CGACCTTGATATCCTCTCATTTTACCTTTCCGGTCTTACACCTCTCAAAGTCCATTCCTTTGGCTCATTACACCACTTCAAGAAGTCAAAGAAACCCGCTGAAGCTGGGGATGCAAAAAGGTGTTTGGACTGCGCTTTTGAAAAGGATTGTGTATGGAGTGCAAAGAAGATCTACGTTGACGGTTTAAAGGATGAGGGACACAAG TGGGCTCGACACATTGTCGATGCGGATGTTCTCGATATCGAAAATGTGACGGATGCTTTGAAGACCGGTCCTTATGGCGTTTGTGTCTACGAAGCAGGAAATGATGTGGTGGACCATCAGGTGGTGAGTATCGAGTATGAAGGAGGCGTCACTGCGAGTATGACTATGGTTGCTT TCACCGAGGCTATTTGTGACCGTGGCACCAGGATTCAAGGGACTAAGGGTGAATTGATTGGTGATATGGCTACCTTT ACCGTTTTCGATTTCCTCACTCGTACCAAAACTCGGCATACTCCCAAATCGCTTCCAGGTAACCATGGTGGAGGCGACGCAGGTCTTTCAGAGACATTTTTCGAAGCTGTCAGCAAGTCTGATCAGAGCGTACTGGGTGTAACGCCGGAAGAGGTGTTGAATTCGCATTTGCTTGCGTTTGCTGCCGAGCAGGCCAGAAAAGAGGGGAAGGTGGTGAATTTCCAAGAATTTAAAGATAAGGCTATGGCGTAA
- a CDS encoding uncharacterized protein (Similar to TIGR gene model, INSD accession AAW46953.1), translating into MSLPQHPPIPPSPNHPPRLSLHPLSPPVHQSRGHHQPAAYFHYPPSAHPPQFHYPLPPPVAPILAPRPPSDHHTNGSNDNCNAPWANRDFPANSHMHHASSQSETGEYSRPQISRRTTHQPPPSDSMVEYNQWKSSRRNSEVSSIPLGHLEHEQHGFEWNARHNGLPQPEPPAADAQTKWQKKRPRTTSMSQHESIVDVTQQSKQPQQGQQVGSTVDKPVYPAVLTREKKQKACANCRKAKLKCMLEPDENACVRCKARKEKCAFYPKGHDDDWQQTLQSDLYAATNHLSQLSAAVNHILSHLVSQNIVPPLPTSLEQYEHPDRETVLTYMESKKKNSVGNDDAIVEETKKSKRMKGSKSEDSAEDGDNIPFATSPGGADKPQKPPSSEITVPQTMSSHPAHSLHQLPNTLFPSYSAPDIISNQNLPSINSQMFSPTSSSARLGPTQQSFSLPPLHSDFMSTAQDQRVTPTSLQNQSPTSGISSSSPSQSTLSKSNAARQLTLSVPPEHAEVTYAPIQEEYRSQSQEDSHAQTGTQRHLTSSMRDEPIKGGQYDVEGEYEDENGMEIVLGSKDPRQDIIKKDIVKNRDALVLVNYFHGHLSNFLYGYRLQFRKFPYLEGGPSTITPLILAVLCLISSERFAIHQHYRGPLIDEVQTLLGSSPAESWQTFEGDQSKGFGDIEADDPLDAEFGLGPEEIVAACVLATYMTDRREGALIARFAFRWARGWIKVSGCFVALTCPNLMEEFQLLSSTPPRVTLAETAGFVPPERKATDQDMARVWLLCYIADSTERLQFTDIPAPLSRDAQSYCNLLIPPSTTYQSPFFSARSPPRPEDAPDPHDILLTSHARLVTILNEWRHRVEQIDVPNADRKMYVAQLKRLAGKVNGELEWWNAGYQAAKPSDVKNNNGEAGVGESKGLSWRYTEMTWLFIKMLVNSTMAKALSPSPTVAPHTQPLVPSIASSSTSHNSTTLSSSDSKLREASIALVVDCALEILEMCARWAPKEEIINFGPTYLYFITVAGNELVTALDDGGGEGVVSIDELITLFKTVGEALFMGELHEQHVTRMTGKSLFYNCDQLAMMKSWRQ; encoded by the exons ATGTCTCTACCCCAACATCCTCCCATTCCCCCTTCACCGAACCACCCACCCCGTCTTTCATTACaccctctctctcctccagTGCACCAAAGCCGAGGACATCACCAACCAGCAGCGTACTTTCATTATCCTCCATCAGCGCATCCTCCCCAGTTTCACTATCCCCTTCCACCACCAGTGGCCCCAATATTAGCGCCTCGCCCTCCTAGTGATCATCATACCAATGGCAGTAATGACAATTGTAACGCCCCATGGGCTAACAGAGACTTTCCTGCGAACAGCCATATGCATCACGCAAGTAGCCAGTCCGAAACAGGAGAGTATTCACGTCCACAGATCTCAAGACGCACAACGCATCAGCCACCACCGTCGGATTCAATGGTAGAGTATAATCAATGGAAATCAAGCAGACGAAATTCAGAGGTTTCATCTATACCGTTAGGCCATCTGGAGCATGAGCAGCATGGATTCGAATGGAATGCGAGACATAATGGGCTTCCACAGCCAGAGCCTCCTGCTGCTGATGCACAAACCAAGTGGCAGAAGAAGCGTCCTCGTACTACATCGATGTCCCAACATGAATCGATAGTGGACGTGACACAGCAAAGCAAACAGCCTCAACAGGGTCAACAGGTTGGCAGTACGGTGGATAAACCCGTTTATCCTGCTGTTCTGACTAGAGAAAAGAAGCAAAAGGCGTGCGCCAACTGTCGAAAGGCAAAATTAAAATGCATGTTGGAGCCCGACGAGAACGCTTGTGTGAGATGCAAGGcgagaaaagaaaaatgCGCATTCTATCCGAAAGGCCAT GACGACGATTGGCAACAAACTCTTCAGTCCGATTTGTACGCCGCTACTAACCATCTCTCTCAATTGTCCGCTGCTGTGAACCACATACTCAGCCATCTTGTATCTCAAAATATCGTGCCACCCTTACCAACCTCTCTGGAACAATATGAACATCCAGACCGAGAGACTGTTCTCACCTATATGGAGAGCAAGAAAAAGAACTCTGTAGGGAATGACGATGCTATTGTGGAAGagacgaagaagagtaAAAGGATGAAGGGGTCAAAATCGGAGGACTCTGCCGAGGACGGTGATAATATACCCTTTGCCACTAGTCCAGGTGGGGCAGACAAGCCCCAAAAACCACCCTCTTCAGAGATAACAGTTCCGCAAACCATGTCATCTCACCCAGCACATTCTTTGCATCAGCTCCCAAATACGCTCTTTCCATCCTATTCCGCACCTGATATTATCTCAAATCAAAATCTCCCCTCTATCAACAGTCAAATGTTCAGTCcaacttcctcttctgccAGACTCGGACCTACTCAGCAATCTTTCAGCTTGCCACCCCTTCACTCCGATTTTATGTCAACTGCTCAAGATCAAAGAGTTACACCCACTTCTCTGCAGAACCAGAGTCCCACTTCTGGCAtctcgtcctcctcaccATCTCAATCGACTCTCTCTAAATCAAATGCTGCCCGTCAACTTACCTTGTCTGTCCCCCCCGAGCATGCCGAGGTAACATATGCGCCCATTCAGGAAGAGTATCGATCGCAGTCACAGGAGGACAGCCATGCACAAACGGGTACGCAGCGACATTTGACTTCTTCTATGCGCGATGAGCCGATAAAGGGTGGCCAATATGACGTGGAGGGGGAGTATGAAGATGAGAATGGGATGGAAATTGTTCTTGGGTCGAAAGATCCTAGACAAGATATTATCAAAAAGGATATTGTGAAGAACAGGGATGCTTTGGTACTCGTCAACTA TTTCCACGGCCATTTGAGCAATTTCCTGTACGGATACCGTCTCCAGTTCCGTAAATTCCCATACCTCGAAGGCGGGCCATCAACCATCACCCCGCTCATCCTTGCCGTCCTCTGCCTCATCTCCTCTGAGCGATTTGCGATCCACCAACACTACCGAGGCCCTCTCATCGACGAAGTCCAAACTCTACTGGGTTCCTCCCCCGCAGAGAGCTGGCAGACATTTGAAGGGGATCAGTCGAAAGGTTTTGGAGATATAGAAGCGGATGATCCGTTAGATGCAGAGTTTGGACTGGGACCTGAGGAGATTGTAGCGGCGTGTGTGTTGGCGACGTATATGACGGATAGGAGGGAGGGGGCGTTGATTGCAAGGTTTGCATTCAGATGGGCAAGAGGTTGGATCAAAGTGAGTGGTTGTTTTGTTGCGTTGACATGTCCAAATCTGATGGAAGAGTTTCAGTTGCTGTCATCAACGCCTCCAAGGGTCACGTTGGCTGAGACAGCAGGCTTTGTACCTCCCGAAAGAAAAGCCACAGATCAGGATATGGCGCGAGTCTGGCTTCTATGCTAC ATTGCTGACAGCACCGAGCGTCTTCAGTTCACCGACATCCCCGCCCCACTCTCACGCGATGCGCAATCGTACTGCAACCTCCTTATCCCCCCATCAACCACTTACCAATCCCCGTTCTTCTCCGCTCGCTCTCCTCCCCGTCCTGAAGACGCCCCAGACCCTCACGATATCCTCCTCACCTCCCACGCCCGACTTGTGACCATCCTAAACGAATGGAGACACCGCGTCGAACAAATAGACGTACCCAATGCGGACCGCAAAATGTATGTGGCGCAGTTGAAGAGGTTGGCAGGAAAAGTAAATGGGGAGTTGGAGTGGTGGAATGCGGGGTATCAAGCGGCGAAACCGTCGGATGTAAAGAATAATAACGGTGAAGCAGGAGTAGGGGAAAGTAAGGGGTTAAGTTGGAGATATACGGAGATGACGTGGTTGTTCATCAAGATGCTTGTCAACTCTACCATGGCTAAAGCGCTCTCCCCATCCCCTACTGTCGCTCCTCATACTCAGCCACTCGTCCCTTCCATcgcttcttcatccactTCTCATAATTCTACAACGCTCTCGTCTTCGGACTCTAAACTGCGCGAAGCGTCGATCGCGCTAGTGGTGGACTGTGCACTTGAGATTCTGGAGATGTGTGCGAGGTGGGCGCCGAAAGAAGAGATTATAAACTTTGGCCCGACGTATTTGTATTTCATAACGGTTGCTGGGAACGAGCTGGTTACTGCATTGGATGAcggtggaggagaaggcGTTGTTTCGATTGATGAAC TGATAACCTTGTTTAAGACTGTGGGAGAAGCCCTTTTTATGGGAGAGCTGCATGAACAGCATGTAACAAGGATGACGGGGAAATCATTGTTCTACAACTGTGATCAGTTGGCAATGATGAAGTCTTGGAGACAGTAG
- a CDS encoding N-acetylglucosamine-6-phosphate deacetylase, putative;NagA (Similar to TIGR gene model, INSD accession AAW46776.1): MSDIVRFTNGYLAMPDGTAVKADLYISSSSGKIISGQSSFYSNHSPCRTVDLQGNLLSPGLIDIQINGAWRVDFSELDVQAGEEGEQKYVQGLERVARRLAQYGTTSFVPTIITQNQELYSKLLRLLCPRSSPGSSHILGYHAEGPFLSPIRKGAHSSTLLLTASPTSPIFPPGASDTSPMKALETVYGKEGLDQQGVKIITLAPDVDGVMDCIEPLTERGVVVSVGHSDAALEQAEEAFDKGARMITHLFNAMPPIHHRDPGVVGMLGHPTRRPYFGIIVDGLHSHPNTVRMAYGACKEGCVLVSDAQSIMDPSQPDGVIDWRPGLRFRKEGLKVLVDGTSTLAGSAAPLAPLAHNLSKFASISLPMALVCATKHPAECLGGEVAKRKGQLIEGFDADLCVFDWEGNVKGVWIMGEEVWRDGEGWVDGRGDGP; this comes from the exons ATGTCGGATATAGTTAGGTTCACCAATGGTTACTTGGCAATGCCAGACGGCACA GCCGTCAAAGCAGACCTCTAcatctcatcttcctctgGCAAGATCATCTCTGGCCAATCCTCCTTCTATTCCAACCACTCCCCATGTCGGACCGTCGACTTGCAGGGCAATCTCCTCTCTCCAGGATTGATCGATATACAGATCAACGGTGCTTGGCGCGTAGATTTTTCAGAGCTGGATGTTCAAGCtggggaagagggtgaGCAAAAGTATGTCCAGGGGCTGGAGAGAGTAGCGAGGCGGTTGGCCCAATATGGAACTACGAGTTTTGTACCGACCATCATCACGCAGAATCAAGAGCTTTATAGCAAA CTTCTTCGACTCCTCTGCCCTCGTTCCTCACCTGGATCTTCCCATATCCTAGGTTACCACGCCGAAGGCCCTTTCCTTTCGCCCATCCGTAAAGGCGCACATTCTTCGACCCTCCTCTTAACCGCCTCTCCCACTTCTCCCATATTTCCCCCGGGGGCTTCTGATACATCACCCATGAAAGCTCTTGAGACCGTCTACGGGAAAGAAGGGCTCGATCAGCAAGGCGTAAAGATCATCACCTTGGCACCGGATGTAGATGGAGTTATGGATTGTATTGAACCACTGACAGAAAGAGGAGTTGTCGTTTCTGTAGGACATAG CGACGCTGCATTAGAACAGGCAGAAGAAGCGTTTGACAAAGGCGCTCGTATGATCACCCACTTGTTCAA TGCTATGCCACCAATCCATCATCGTGATCCAGGGGTAGTCGGCATGCTCGGCCACCCTACTCGTCGTCCATATTTTGGAATCATCGTCGACGGATTACACTCTCATCCCAACACGGTCCGAATGGCTTATGGTGCTTGTAAAGAAGGCTGTGTCCTCGTTTCTGACG CGCAAAGTATCATGGACCCCTCGCAGCCCGATGGAGTTATTGATTGGCGACCAGGACTTCGATTTAGGAAAGAAGGTCTCAAAGTCCTTGTGGACGGTACTTCTACCTTGGCAGGTAGCGCCGCGCCCCTTGCACCACTCGCTCACAATCTCTCAAAGTTTGCGtccatctctctccccATGGCCCTTGTCTGTGCGACCAAACACCCGGCAGAATGTTTGGGAGGGGAAGTGGCCAAGCGCAAGGGGCAGTTGATAGAAGGCTTTGATGCGGATTTATGTGTGTTTGATTGGGAGGGAAACGTTAAGGGTGTGTGGATTATGGGTGAGGAAGTTTGGAGGGATGGGGAAGGGTGGGTAGATGGTCGTGGGGATGGACCGTAG
- a CDS encoding uncharacterized protein (Similar to TIGR gene model, INSD accession AAW46960.1), translated as MLQGSISVLVSDQPTITGDQVSDVAMPARLPTPPASPTVPQLILCADGGGSKVCVVVRSDDGLEVRGTAGPCNVQSGGYTSATQSLLLATYRALAQLPRSHVPPDLLMPFIDLSDSSRSSPQLQAVSMLPRDQILTPPSSVGSKTTAIHNHLPSVMNQLTLPRSSSPSTSHLSPTPISLTHLSPHPNFATPVGKPISTPHTNNPTPRMRLPPLNVPVFQYAWLGLAGISSKADEDAFGKVVCGALRLDIERVKVSNDVNLLAAPAIDLPGIDHVIALVAGTGTVGRVIKVGDKKRGLPLEDVGMSRGWGYLLCDEGSAFWIGRLAIRALLSLSDRHASSGIYSTPPPPFLPLHNDLLAYFGTSNPLDLINIASLTASGMVEPTESVGEATSRRNALLAGAARVVFKHAFPGDVSPRSGLPTPPGSADGGAAADMDSDHGSTSSREQQGELKHDDALDHASHLEALGLARQAAAPLIWLTLSLLGDRTIVKPERSALTLGGGLVMSEGYREMLLDGLKKEGVNFGRVIVVGDAAGEGAQALGRVEFE; from the exons ATGTTACAAGGAAGCATAAGTGTTTTGGTATCCGATCAACCTACCATCACTGGTGACCAAGTATCAGACGTCGCTATGCCTGCCAGGTTACCGACCCCACCAGCTTCACCCACTGTCCCACAGCTCATCCTCTGTGCCGATGGAGGAGGGTCCAAGGTGTGTGTTGTGGTTAGGAGTGACGATGGGTTAGAGGTCAGAGGTACTGCTGGGCCTTGTAATGT TCAAAGTGGCGGTTATACGTCCGCTACTCAATCACTCCTTTTGGCTACCTATCGAGCCCTTGCCCAACTACCTCGTTCTCACGTCCCACCCGACCTCCTCATGCCCTTCATCGACCTCTCTGACAGCTCGCGCTCATCTCCTCAACTTCAAGCTGTCTCCATGTTGCCCAGGGACCAAATTCTCACACCACCTTCCTCTGTCGGTTCAAAAACTACGGCGATCCATaatcatcttccatctgTCATGAACCAGCTCACCCTTCCCCGTTCATCATCGCCTTCTACATCTCATTTGTCTCCCACTCCAATATCTTTAACGCACCTCTCGCCACACCCGAATTTTGCGACCCCGGTGGGTAAACCAATATCCACGCCTCACACAAACAATCCAACCCCCCGCATGCGCTTACCGCCCCTCAATGTACCAGTCTTTCAATATGCATGGCTAGGGTTGGCTGGGATATCGTCCAAGGCAGATGAAGATGCTTTTGGAAAGGTTGTCTGTGGAGCCTTACGTTTAGATATCGAACGGGTCAAGGTCTCGAATG ATGTAAATCTCTTGGCGGCACCAGCAATCGACCTTCCGGGTATAGACCATGTAATTGCACTTGTAGCGGGGACAGGGACAGTGGGACGGGTGATAAAAGTTGGCGATAAGAAACGAGGGTTGCCTCTGGAAGATGTGGGCATGTCCCGAGGTTGGGGTTATTT GTTGTGCGATGAAGGATCAGCATTTTGGATCGGTCGCTTAGCTATTAGAGCCCTCTTATCTCTTTCTGACCGCCATGCTTCATCGGGCATCTATTCCACCCCTCCGCCACCTTTCCTGCCCCTTCACAACGACCTCTTAGCATACTTTGGAACATCCAACCCTCTCGACCTGATCAACATTGCATCGCTCACTGCATCAGGGATGGTAGAGCCTACCGAAAGTGTGGGCGAAGCAACGAGTCGGAGGAATGCTTTACTCGCCGGTGCAGCGAGGGTGGTGTTCAAACACGCTTTCCCTGGGGACGTTAGTCCCCGCTCAGGGTTACCTACACCCCCGGGCAGTGCAGATGGAGGTGCTGCTGCTGATATGGACAGCGACCATGGAAGCACGTCCAGTCGTGAACAGCAAGGAGAGTTGAAGCATGATGATGCTCTGGATCACGCATCCCACCTTGAAGCACTCGGTCTTGCACGACAGGCAGCCGCGCCGCTCATCTGGCTTACGCTCTCACTCCTCGGTGACCGCACAATTGTCAAACCTGAAAGATCAGCGTTAACACTTGGGGGCGGGCTGGTGATGAGCGAGGGATACAGAGAGATGCTCCTGGATGgattgaagaaggaggggGTGAATTTTGGACGGGTGATAGTAGTGGGTGACGCTGCTGGAGAAGGGGCTCAGGCACTTGGTAGAGTCGAGTTTGAATGA